CGCGTTCGGCCTGCTTGTCCCGGCGGCGCTGGGTCGCGGGACGCGGCTCCTCGAAGCGGTGGTCCTCGCCCCGTCGGCCGAGCATCTCGGCGCCGGCCGTCACCGACGGCTCCCAGTCGAAGACGACCGCGTTGTCCTCGGGGCCGATGGCGACGCCGTCGCCACCGCGGGCGCCCGCCTTCATCAGCGCGTCCTCCACGCCGAGGCGGTTGAGCCGGTCGGCGAGATAGCCGACGGCCTCGTCGTTGTTGAAGTCGGTCTGGCGCACCCAGCGTTCGGGCTTCTCGCCCCGGACGCGGAACAGACCGTCCTCCTCCAGCGTGACCGTGAAGCCGGTGTCGTCGACCGCCTTCGGACGGATGACGATCCGGGTCGCCTCCTCCTTCGGCTTGGCCGCGCGCGCCGCGCCCACCATCTCGGCGAGCGCGAAGGACAGCTCCTTCAGGCCCAGGTGGGCGACCGCGGACACCTCGAAGACGCGGTAGCCGCGCGCCTCCAGATCCGGGCGGACCATCTCGGCGAGGTCCTTGCCGTCCGGTACGTCGATCTTGTTCAGCACCACGAGCCGCGGCCGGTTGCCGAGGCCGCCGTACTGCTTGAGCTCCTCCTCGATGATGTCGAGGTCGGAGAGCGGGTCGCGCTCGGACTCCAGGGTCGCCGTGTCCAGGACGTGCACGAGGACGCTGCACCGCTCGACGTGGCGCAGGAACTCCAGACCGAGGCCCTTGCCCTGGCTGGCGCCCGGGATCAGGCCCGGCACGTCGGCGATCGTGTAGACCGTGGAGCCGGCCGTCACCACACCCAGGTTCGGGACCAGGGTCGTGAACGGGTAGTCCGCGATCTTCGGCTTGGCGGCGGACAGGACCGAGATCAGCGAGGACTTGCCCGCGCTCGGGTAGCCGACGAGGGCCACGTCGGCGACCGTCTTCAGCTCCAGGACGATGTCCTGAAGGTCACCGGGCACGCCGAGCAGCGCGAAGCCGGGCGCCTTGCGGCGGGCCGAGGACAGCGCCGCGTTGCCGAGGCCGCCGCGACCGCCCTGGGCGGCGATGTACGAGGTGCCGTGACCGACCAGGTCCGCCAGCACGTTGCCGGCCTTGTCCTGGATGACGGTGCCGTCCGGGACCGGCAGGATCAGGTCCTGGCCGTCCTTGCCGGAGCGGTTGCCGCCCTCGCCGGGCTTGCCGTTCGTGGCGTTGCGGTGGGGCTTGTGGTGGTAGTCGAGGAGCGTGGTGACCGACTGGTCGACGACCAGGATCACATCGCCGCCACGGCCGCCGTTGCCGCCGTCCGGGCCGCCGAGCGGCTTGAACTTCTCACGGTGGACGGAGGCACAGCCGTGGCCTCCGTTACCCGCGGCGACATGCAGTTCGACGCGGTCCACGAAGGTGGTCATGGTGGGTGCCTCCAGCACTACGAAAACGTAAGGAACTATCTACTGCTCTAACACGCGAAAGGCGGACCCGCCTTCCCGGAAGGGAAGTGAGGTCCGCCTCGCGAAATGTTCGGTCGAAGCCGTGAATCAGAGGATTCAGGCGACCGGAACGATGTTCACGACCTTGCGGCCACGGTGGGTACCGAACTCCACCGCACCGGCGTTCAGCGCGAACAGCGTGTCGTCGCCGCCACGGCCGACGCCCGCACCGGGGTGGAAGTGGGTGCCGCGCTGGCGGACCAGGATCTCACCCGCGTTGACGACCTGACCGCCGAAGCGCTTCACGCCGAGCCGCTGGGCATTGGAGTCGCGACCGTTCCGGGTGGACGATGCGCCCTTCTTGTGTGCCATGTCTCCTCAGTCCCTTACTTCGCAGCCGCGGGGATCTCAGTGACCTTGATCGCCGTGTACTGCTGGCGGTGGCCCTGACGACGGCGGTAACCGGTCTTGTTCTTGTAGCGAAGGATGTCGATCTTGACGCCCTTGTGGTGGTCCACGACCTCGGCCTGGACCTTGATGCCGGCCAGCACCCACGGGTCGCTGGTCACAGCGTCGCCGTCGACAACGAGCAGGGTCGAGAGCTCGACCGTGTCGCCAACCTTGGCAGTGGAAATCTTGTCAACCTCAACGATGTCACCGACAGCAACCTTGTGCTGGCGGCCACCGCTGCGCACGATGGCGTACACGCGGATCTCACTCTCTCGCTCTGGGACGGCATCCCCGCAGTCCAGCCGCCCGGGAACGAACACGGACGGCCTCTCCCGGCCACCTAGGTACCGGTACCCGGGAGGAAGAGGGTTTACGGAGATGTGGCACGTCAACCGACACGCCGAGGGACAAGGCTACGGGGCCCGGCTTGAGGGGTCAAACCGGGCCCCGGGAGCACTCGCTCAGGTGAGGGACGGCTCAGGTCGGCGAGCGCCGAAGCCGTGCCGCTTCCTCCCTGTTCCTGGTGGCGGCGTCTCTCGCCTGAACCCGATCCGTCTCATGGATCAGGTGTTCCGCGAGGGACTCCAGAGCGACCGCCATCCTCTCGTGCCAGTCGACGGACTCCGCCGCCTCAGCGGATGCGAGCGGCTTTTGAGCACGTACCGCCCGAAAGTCACGCAGAGCGCTTCGAAGCTCGTCCGGAATGGTCATCGCTATCCCTTGCCTCCGATCAGCGGGAGGAGGCGAGTGCAGGCGGGACACGGCCCCAGCAGCTCGCCATGTTCGTCCAGCGGGAAGGCATTGCCTCTCGCGCCTCCCCCGATCTTCACCGACTGAAACGTCGCGCCCTCCAGTGCCTGGAAGTTCTCCAGCTGGACGGCACAGCCGACCTCACCGCAGCCTCCATGGTGACCGGACTGAGCCACGGCCCTGGCCGTCTTCTCCGGCATGCCACCGGTTCGCGAGTCCTGGGCGTAGGAGTAGACCGTGTGCTTTCCGTCTGCCGATGTCGCCTTGGTGGCGACGTTCGGACGAATCGACGAGTCGATGCTCAGCGCGTCGTCGGCGAAGTCGAGGAGGTCGTCGTCTGCATCACCGCAGTTATGGACGAGAAGGGCCGTGCTGCCCGCCGTCACGTAGTACGTATGGACGTCCGCGACCGTCAGGTCGTGGGTGCGCCGGCGCTGGTCGAAGGCGCGGACGGCCGTGAGTTCGACCGCGTCGCCGTTCGCCGTGTGCAGGCGCATGCCCGGCTTCAGATCGCCCGCCTCGATCCAAGCCCGCTCGGAGTCGGACCAGAAGGGGTGGGTCGTGGTGGAGACCAGGGACTCGGACGTTCCCGGCTCACTCCTGATCGTCAGGTCGACGAAGTGCTTGTCGTCCTCGGTGACGATGGTGCCGACGACCTCACGGACCGTCGTACCGCCCGACTCCGGGTCAGTGACGGTGATCTTGTCACCGAGCTTCACCTTTTCGATCGGCTTGGTCTTGCCGTTGCCGAGCAGCACCTTGGTGCCGGGCAGGAAGCTGTGCTTACCCTTGATCGGGCAGGTGCCGGCGTCCTCGGTCTTCTTGCGTTTCTTGAGGGCCGCCGCGGCCTTCTTCCTGACGTCCGCCAACTTCTCTGCGGCCTTGGAGAGTCCGAGCTTCGCCCGGCCCACCGCCTTGTTGGCGTTCCACAGGCTCTTGGCGCCGCCGATCAGGTCCCCGACCAGGTTGGTGACCCGCTTGGCGAGTTTGAGGCCCTTGGCCCACTTCCACGGCGCCCCGTACTTGGCGAGGATCTTGCCCGCCAGGCCGCCCGCGAAGCTGCCTGCGATGTTGAGCAGCGTTTCGCCGCAGGAACCGACGTCACCCGTGGAAATACAGTCCAGGGCCGCGTCCACACCGAGAATGTCTCGGGCAATCTTGACCAGGGCCTTGCCCGCGGACTTGATGCGCTGCTTGGCGGAGGACTGCTGCTGTTGCGCGGCCGCCACGTCGCCGGACGCCTTGCTGACTTCCGACTGCGCCTTGGAGACCTCCGGGTCGGTGTCGGTGACGGGGATGCCGCCACGGCACTCGATAAGGCCCTCCCGGCACTCCGGGACGATCATGCCGCTGGGGTCGGCGTGTGTGACCGGGGAGTTGTTGGCGTAGGCGTAGCCGTTGATCTGCTGCGGCTGGGTGTAGTCGATGATCGGGTCGACGGAGATGAACTTGCCGATCACCGAGTCGTACTCGCGCGCCCCCAGATGGGTCAGGCCGGTCGAGGCATCGATCGTGCCGCCGACATAGCCCTTCTCCCCCGGCCAGGTGCCGGTCTTCTCGCCGCGGTCGACACCGAAGGGGTCGAAGCGGCGCTGGGAGACGGCCCCGGTGACCGAGTCGATCGCCACCTCGCCCGTGCCGTGATGGTCAGAGGCAACGAAGGAGAGCTTCGCCGCGGTGCGGACCGCGACGGTCTGTCCGGCGTAGTCGTAGTAGCGGGTGGCCTCCTTCTTGGTTCCGTCGGCCGACAACTTCAGCTCGGTGCCCGGCAGGTAGACAGTGGTCCCGGAGGGGTCCTTGCGCTGCACCCTGTTGCCGGTCACGTCGTACAGATAGTTCGTCTGCGAACCGCCCGCCTCCGTGACCTTGCTCAGCGCACCGGAGTCGTCCCAGCTGAGAACCTGGGCGTTGCCGCCGATGGTGCGCTTGGTGGTGTTGCCGGAGTCGTCGTACTCGTACGACGACTGCCTGTCCCCGGTCGGGGTGTTCTCGGTGACCTTGGTGACCTGGTGCGGTCCGTCGCCGAGGGCGCCCGCGCCGCCGTACTCGTAGCTGCGGGTGATGTTGTTCGCCGCGTTGAGACCGGTGTCGTGGTTGGTCTCCGAGGTCCGGTTGCCGATGGCGTCGGTCTCGTACGACTTCCAGTACGGGGCCGGACCGCCCAGCGTGCTCGAACCGGCAGCGGCGTCACAGGCCGTGGGCCCGGTGCCGTCCACCGGCGTGGTGGAGCCGCGGGTCCCGGAGCCGGCCGCGGTCGTCGCGGTGGCCGCCGGGGTCCAGGCGTCCGACAGGCGCTGCCGGCTGTCGTAGGCGAAGCACTGCACGTCCGGCGAAGCGGAGTTCGCCGAGTCCGCGATCGACAGGACGTTGCCCGCCTGGTCGTAGGAGTAGTACGAGTCCTTCGCCGGGGCGGTCGCGCCGTAGACGTCGACCAGCGACCGGGTCAGCCGGTCGGTGCCCTTCTCATAACCGAAGGTCTGCCAGACCTTCTTGCCGCTGCCCGAAGACAGTTCCAGCTGCTGGAGCTGACTGGTCCTGGAGTAGACGGTGTTGGTGACATAGGAGGTGCTGCCCGTCATCGTCATGGGACGTTGGAGGGCGTCGTACGTGTACGTCACCGCCTCCGCCGGCAGGTCGCCGATGGCCGGCAGGCCGGTGGTCTGTAGCGTGCCGTCCCGGTTGTAGGTCTGCGAGTAGACGTACGTTCCGGCCAGGGAACCCTGAGAGGCGGGGACCTGGTAGGCGGTCTTCAGCGGGCGGTAGAACTCGTCCATCGACTGAACGGCCGTGGCGAAGTACTCCGTCGGCGAGGTGTAGCTGAGCGTGCCGTAGACCTGGCCCAGCCAGCCCGCCTTGTCGTACTTCGTCTCCGTCAGCTTGGTACCCGTGTCGGCGTCACCCGACCAGGTCGCGAGCACACGCCCGAGCTTGTCGTAGACCGTCGAGGTCTTCTTGTTGCGGCCGTCGTATGCCACGACCGGCCGGTCCAGCTCGTCGTACTCGGTACGCGAGGTACCCGCGTCCGGGTCGACCGCCTTGGTCTTGCGGCCCAGCTGGTCGTACTCGTAACGCCACACGTTGTTCTTGGCGTCGGTGACCGTCTCCAGCAGACCCGCCGTGTTGTACGTGTACTTCGTCGAGTCGTACGCCACGCCCGCGCCCGGCGAGGCGCCCTTGTAGTGGCGGATCTCGGAGAGGTTCCCCGCGCCGTCGGTGATCGTCGTGGTGGGCACGCCGCCGACCGGCGGGTCGACGTGCGTAAGTTCACCGTCGTAGCTGGTCGTGGTGCTCCACTGCTCGGCGCCACTGACCGCGGAGATCTGTGCGGTGGTACGGCCCAGGCCGTCGTACTCCAGCAGACTCTGCGCACCGACCTGACCGTTGCTCACGAGCAGAAGCTCGTCGGAGGCCGCGCCGGCCGCGTTGTAGGTGGAGTTGGTCTTCCTGACGTTGCCGGTGCCGTCGTACCACGTGTCGGCGACCATGCGGGTGCCGTCCGGGCCCTCCGTCTGCATCTGACGGGATCGCAGCATGCTGTCGAAAAGCTGGTATTCCGCGCCGTAGGAGCCGTCGTTCTCGATCTTCTCGGTCTTGATCGAGGTGACCTTGTCCTTGCGGACGTTGTACGAGTACTTGATGCTCGGCGTCTGGCTCGAGGCCCGGTCCGGCAGCCACACCGACGTCAGACGGCCCAGCGCGTCGTAGGCCAGGTCCGTCCGCTTGCCGTTCGGGTCGGTCTGCCCGGTCGACATGCCCCAGGCGGGGACATAGTCGGTGATGGTGTTGTGCCCGAGGACGTTG
The sequence above is a segment of the Streptomyces asoensis genome. Coding sequences within it:
- the obgE gene encoding GTPase ObgE, coding for MTTFVDRVELHVAAGNGGHGCASVHREKFKPLGGPDGGNGGRGGDVILVVDQSVTTLLDYHHKPHRNATNGKPGEGGNRSGKDGQDLILPVPDGTVIQDKAGNVLADLVGHGTSYIAAQGGRGGLGNAALSSARRKAPGFALLGVPGDLQDIVLELKTVADVALVGYPSAGKSSLISVLSAAKPKIADYPFTTLVPNLGVVTAGSTVYTIADVPGLIPGASQGKGLGLEFLRHVERCSVLVHVLDTATLESERDPLSDLDIIEEELKQYGGLGNRPRLVVLNKIDVPDGKDLAEMVRPDLEARGYRVFEVSAVAHLGLKELSFALAEMVGAARAAKPKEEATRIVIRPKAVDDTGFTVTLEEDGLFRVRGEKPERWVRQTDFNNDEAVGYLADRLNRLGVEDALMKAGARGGDGVAIGPEDNAVVFDWEPSVTAGAEMLGRRGEDHRFEEPRPATQRRRDKQAERDEATQEFEGFEPF
- the rpmA gene encoding 50S ribosomal protein L27, translated to MAHKKGASSTRNGRDSNAQRLGVKRFGGQVVNAGEILVRQRGTHFHPGAGVGRGGDDTLFALNAGAVEFGTHRGRKVVNIVPVA
- the rplU gene encoding 50S ribosomal protein L21, which codes for MYAIVRSGGRQHKVAVGDIVEVDKISTAKVGDTVELSTLLVVDGDAVTSDPWVLAGIKVQAEVVDHHKGVKIDILRYKNKTGYRRRQGHRQQYTAIKVTEIPAAAK
- a CDS encoding polymorphic toxin-type HINT domain-containing protein, producing MPRSTVVATVLGLTLALSASSVQALALDDGDRGRTSRPGVQDDGDPAQGSDAKAKSRPSDPARKAAVKGLDKAVWPKQGGAEVSVGAAGATEAGGLPVKVGKALKASKTSKAAKGVASSEAAEKVRVDVLDPKRAGQLGAGVLLGVERADGEDAAAKVRLTVDYSEFAEGFGGSYASRLQLVQLPACAAVAIPGSKACPEQPKALPTVNDVKSGTVSADVTAAPAPAEGVSTMAGTATSLVAVAAGPSSAQGTYKATALAPSASWSVATSSGAFNWNYPFRSVPTPGGLTPTVGLGYSSQSADGRTSATNNQGSWIGEGFSYDPGYIERRYKPCSEDGHDSSAEQCWAFENATVMLNGSSGELVKDDTTGKWHMSSDDGSKVEKLTGATNGDNDGEYWRITTSDGTEYYFGQNRLPGWATGNEETNSTWTTPVFGDDSGEPCYNATFTSAYCQQAWRWSLDYVKDTHGNVMSYFYDRETNYYALNGKTDVNGTAYHRGGYLKRIDYGQQDTKVYAAKAPARIVFNTAERCLVTSDFDCAESKRTKANAAYWPDVPVDQECKSATKCTSPVATFFTTKRLTSVVTQMRKDATTYQDVDAWTLTHLFTDNGDDSKTLWLSKIENEGRVGTAVKLPSVDLFGEQLANRVDAIGDNIAPFYRFRLSMVLSETGAQLDVTYAPADCAKASLPKPGESTKRCYPVKWAPPGYVDPITDWFHKYVVSAVIETDRTGGSDSMVTRYDYQGDAAWRKAKPDGISDEKYLTWGGWQGYGKVKVTSGTADVQKTRVDYTYLQGMDGDKDADGNTRSVTVKDSTGASYTDSEEFTGQQLEVATYDGAKLVGKTINTPFKYNTATQKNSWGTSNAVMVRTQTGRGFSLKSDGSWSETKSTTTYDTSNGTGRVLTVDDQGDVSTTKDDTCTRTTYADNTAKNILSLPARSEVVSVKCATTPDRKTQVLGDERVSYDGGAFGAAPTKGDATKTERLTSHDGTTATYQVTGATTYDAFGRPLTQKDAKQYGTSDQTKTVYVETNGLLTRTTVTNVLGHNTITDYVPAWGMSTGQTDPNGKRTDLAYDALGRLTSVWLPDRASSQTPSIKYSYNVRKDKVTSIKTEKIENDGSYGAEYQLFDSMLRSRQMQTEGPDGTRMVADTWYDGTGNVRKTNSTYNAAGAASDELLLVSNGQVGAQSLLEYDGLGRTTAQISAVSGAEQWSTTTSYDGELTHVDPPVGGVPTTTITDGAGNLSEIRHYKGASPGAGVAYDSTKYTYNTAGLLETVTDAKNNVWRYEYDQLGRKTKAVDPDAGTSRTEYDELDRPVVAYDGRNKKTSTVYDKLGRVLATWSGDADTGTKLTETKYDKAGWLGQVYGTLSYTSPTEYFATAVQSMDEFYRPLKTAYQVPASQGSLAGTYVYSQTYNRDGTLQTTGLPAIGDLPAEAVTYTYDALQRPMTMTGSTSYVTNTVYSRTSQLQQLELSSGSGKKVWQTFGYEKGTDRLTRSLVDVYGATAPAKDSYYSYDQAGNVLSIADSANSASPDVQCFAYDSRQRLSDAWTPAATATTAAGSGTRGSTTPVDGTGPTACDAAAGSSTLGGPAPYWKSYETDAIGNRTSETNHDTGLNAANNITRSYEYGGAGALGDGPHQVTKVTENTPTGDRQSSYEYDDSGNTTKRTIGGNAQVLSWDDSGALSKVTEAGGSQTNYLYDVTGNRVQRKDPSGTTVYLPGTELKLSADGTKKEATRYYDYAGQTVAVRTAAKLSFVASDHHGTGEVAIDSVTGAVSQRRFDPFGVDRGEKTGTWPGEKGYVGGTIDASTGLTHLGAREYDSVIGKFISVDPIIDYTQPQQINGYAYANNSPVTHADPSGMIVPECREGLIECRGGIPVTDTDPEVSKAQSEVSKASGDVAAAQQQQSSAKQRIKSAGKALVKIARDILGVDAALDCISTGDVGSCGETLLNIAGSFAGGLAGKILAKYGAPWKWAKGLKLAKRVTNLVGDLIGGAKSLWNANKAVGRAKLGLSKAAEKLADVRKKAAAALKKRKKTEDAGTCPIKGKHSFLPGTKVLLGNGKTKPIEKVKLGDKITVTDPESGGTTVREVVGTIVTEDDKHFVDLTIRSEPGTSESLVSTTTHPFWSDSERAWIEAGDLKPGMRLHTANGDAVELTAVRAFDQRRRTHDLTVADVHTYYVTAGSTALLVHNCGDADDDLLDFADDALSIDSSIRPNVATKATSADGKHTVYSYAQDSRTGGMPEKTARAVAQSGHHGGCGEVGCAVQLENFQALEGATFQSVKIGGGARGNAFPLDEHGELLGPCPACTRLLPLIGGKG